TTCCAGCCTGTTTTAAAACTCTACATAAGCGGTTTGTTTGCAAAAATTAGCCTGTAGCATCAGTTTTTTTAACCCTTCACATGCTTTAACCTCTATTTTCTGGTAAAACCACTAAACCACTTGCCGAGGTGATTCGCTATAGTATAGGTCTCATAGTTTAAATAATCAGGCTCTGTCTTATATTTTAATATAAAATCAATTAAAAGAAACCCCCTGACAAAAATTATTACTACTTTTGCCTGGGGTTTTTAATATGGAAACTTATTCAGGAATAGTAAAATTATTCTTTAATATTTGGATCAAGCGCATCGCGGAGACCATCGCCGATAAAATTAAATGACATTACGGTAAGCATAATCATAAGCCCGGGATAAACCCATAAAGAAGGCGTATTGAGCAAAACAGTCAACGATTGTGTATTGTTAAGCATATTGCCCCAGCTTGCCGTCGGCGGCTGAACCCCCATGCCTAAAAAGCTTAAGGAGGCTTCTGTTATCATGGCCCTTGCTATGCTGAATGTAGCATTTACTATAATGGGCGCGGCAACGTTGGGTAATATATGAGATATAATGATACGAGAACTGCTAAAACCCATGGAAATTCCCGCCCGCACATAATCCATCTTCTTTACTGAAAGAACGGAGCCTCTTACAAGCCTTGAAACCTGCGGCCAACCTAAAAATCCCATTACTGTAATAAGCGTCATAAGGCCGCCGCCGCTTAAAATACTCACCATAACCATAATCAGAAGCATACGGGGAAACGACATAAGTATATCCCCCATACGCATGAATATCATATCCAGCCAGCCCCCGAAATAGCCGCTTATTAAGCCGAAGGTAACGCCTATGGTTACGCTGATTGCTGTTGAGCCTACGCCTATCAGAAGAGATACCCGGGAAGCGTAAATAAGCCTGCTTAATACGTCGCGCCCCAGGGGATCCGTGCCTAAAAGATATTTTGACGTAGGTTCTCCCATAAAGGGATGATCGGTCATCATTTCATAAGGGTCAAAAGGTGCAACGAAGGGTGCGAAAATTGCTGTAAGCACTATAATAAAAACAAAACAAAGACCTCCTAACGCCAATTTGTGCCGCATAAATCTTTTTACAACAAGCTTTAAAAGGCTGTCTGTTTTTATATCGGTCTTTTGGCCGGGGTCGTGTGCTTCCATAACGAGTTCTTTTATATCGGAACCCTCTTTATTAAATGTATCCATGCTGCAATCACTCCCTTAATCAATATTTTATGCGCGGATCAAAAACAGAATAAAGGACATCTGCCAGCAGGCCTGATGCCAGCACTAAAAAAGCGGTAATGAAATTAACGGCCATTAAAACAGGATAATCTCTTCCGGAAATAGCACCCACGGCCAATTGGCCTATTCCCGGCCATGAAAAAAGCTGTTCGGTTATAATCGCTCCTCCGAAAAGTCCGGGTATCTCCAGGCCGAGCATCGTAATAATTGGAATAACGGCATTTCTAAAGGAATGCTTCCCTATTACAAAGGCTTCGGAAAGACCCTTTGCCCTTGCGGTGCGAAGATAATCCTTTCCAAGCACCTCAAGCACACTTGAGCGAACGTAACGGATAAACTGCCCCGCCGTACTAAGGCTCAAAACCGTAACAGGCAGTGCCATATGCCGTATACTGTCGATTAATGTTTTTTCGGAACCCAGAGACATCGTTCCGCTGGAAGGAAGCCATCCCAGCTTTAAAGAAAAAATATAAATTGCCAGAAGACCGAAAAAGAATGAGGGAACAGAAATGCCTAAAAAAGAGAATGTGGTGGAAATATAATCTATCCATGAATATTGCTTAACGGCGCTTAATACGCCAAGGGGCAGCGCAATCATAAGCCCCGCCAGAAGGGAAACTCCCATAAGCTGAATTGTGGGAAGGATTCTTTGGGCGATCATATCTTTTACAGGTTGATAGGTTTTGTAGGAATATCCGAAGTTTCCGTCTTTAAGATTCATAAGCCATTGAAAATAGCGGATATAAATCGGTTGATTTAATCCCAGCTTTTCTCGGGTTGCCTCCTGAATTTCCTTTGGCGTATTAGGGTCCATCATCATATCTACGGGATCTCCCGGTGCCAGATTGATGATTAAAAAGCAAATAATTGTTACGCCTAAAAGCACAGGTATGGAAATCAATATCCTGCGCACGATATACTGAAACATATCGATATCCTCCCCTTTTAAATATTATAATAATGGCCATTGTAGTAGGGCTGGGGCTTAAAGCAGGCTACCTGATGGCTATCAGATGGATTAGGGCTTACAGAAGATAACAGGGGCATTTCCTTATAGCAGCGTTCTGATGCTATAGGGCAGCGCGATGCGAAACGGCATGCTTCGGGAGGGTTAATAGAGCTTGGCACATCCCCTGATAAAACAATCCTTTTTTGTCCTCTAAGATGAGGATTGTGAACGGGATAAGCACTTAGCAGGGCCCTTGTATAAGGGTGGTAAGGGGAGCTGAAAATATCCTTGGTTGAAGCAATCTCAACAATTTTTCCCATATACATAACGGCTATGCGGTTGCTTACATATTTTACCGCGCCGAGTCCGTGGGCAATAAAAAGAAAAGTAAGATTAAATTCCGCCTGCAAGTCCTTTAAAAGGTTCAGTATTTGGGCCTGAATCGATACGTCAAGGGCCGATACGGGCTCATCGCATATAATCATCTTCGGGTCGAGAGCTAGGGCCCGGGCTATTCCGATACGCTGACGCTGGCCCCCTGAAAATTCATTGGGATAGCGGTTTTTATGCTCCGGCAAGAGCCCTACCGATGCAAGGAGGCTTTCAACCTTCATGTCTATCTTATTTTCGGGACATAAGTGATGTACTTTCAAAGGTTCCGATATAATATCTATAACCCGCTTGCGGGGAGGCAGAGAGGAGAAGGGGTCCTGAAAAATCATCTGTATTTGGCGGCGCATGCTTAAGGCCTTTTTCCCTTTCATCCCGGAAATGTTTCCACCGGAAAACTTAATGGAACCGCTTATTTCGGCGTCAAAGTCAATATTAAGCACGCTACGCCCCAAGGTGGATTTTCCGCAGCCGGATTCTCCTACGAGCCCAAGGGATTCCCCCGGATAAACCGAAAGGCTTACCCCATCTACAGCCTTTATGTATCCTACCATACGGGAAATAATTCCTTTCTTTATGGGATAATAGGATTTTACATCCTTAAGCTCCAATAACGGCTTCGATTCTTGGCTTTTTTGTATTATTTCAATTTGCTCTGAATATTCTTCAGGCTTTTTTACATCAAGCATTGGGCGGACCCTCCTTTTCTTCCCATTGGGATTTGAAGCATCTTACAAAATGACCCTTCCTGATTTCTAAGAGAGGCGGAGTCTGAATTTTGCATTTGTCCCGGCAAAATGCGCATCGATTATGGAAGCGGCAGCCTTTAGGCATATCCGTCAAAGGAGGAACGCTTCCCTTTATTGAACTGAGCCTTTTATTTTCTTCTGCCCAGACGTGGGGAACGGAATCCATAAGGCCTTGTGTATACGGATGCATGGGCCTGTCGAAAAGGGAGAAAACATCGGCCTCTTCTACTATTTGACCGGCATACATAATGATCACTCTATCTGCCATTTCCGCCAATACGCCTAAATCATGGGTAATCAAAAGTATGGATGTTCCCGTGTCTATTTGAAATTTTTTCATGAGACTAAGTATTTGCGCCTGAATTGTTACATCAAGGGCTGTAGTCGGCTCATCTGCAATCAAGAGCTCCGGATGGCAAAGCATCGCCATGGCAATCATAACCCTCTGCTGCATACCGCCGGAGAGCATATGGGGATAGCTTTTGAATATTGTATCGGGGTGGGGGATTCCGACCTCAGTAAGCATATGAAGTACGCGCAATTTGGCTTCTGCGGCGCTAAGATTCCTATGAATACGGATAGCTTCCGTAAGCTGACCGCCAATTGTAAAGACCGGATTAAGGGAAGTCATGGCTTCCTGAAATATCATGGCTATGCTGTCTCCGCGGATACGGCGCATTTGAGCATTGTTTTTTTTCAGCAGATCTTCGCCTTTAAAACGCACTTCTCCGCCGCGGATTTTCCCCTTTTTACCGAGAAGGCCCATAAGGGCCATAGAGGTTACGCTTTTCCCGCAGCCTGATTCTCCGGCCATCCCCAGAGTTTTTCCCTTTTCTATATCAAAGCTTACGCCGTCAATGACTGTAAGCTCTTTTTTATCTGATTTAAAGCTAACTTTAAGATTTTCCACTTCCAAAAGAGTATCTTCTTTGACCATTGGCATAATCCCTTTCAAGTATTTTTGTAATATATAGTTAAATTTAAGGCAAAACAGTAATAAAGCCCTATATTCAGATGTTCTAAATGCGTTTCAGAAGAAATATTAAATTTCATATTTTTCATGGGAGAATTATACCTTTGAGCAATATAAAAAGGCATGAATTTAAAGAACAGACGTATGGTTTAAAGATGTCCCGCGAGTTTAGGGGAGCGGAGTTAATAAATGCAGTTTTTATCCTTAAGGGAATAGGGTTTTGTTGCTTCTTCATAAAGGATTTGCCATGAAATTTAGAAACGGCAAATTTAATTTGCTATAAACATATACAATATATTGTGCAGCTTTAAAATAAAGGGTATATTCTAAAGCTACACAAGCATAATTTTGAGTATGTGTAATCCGCTAAAGCAGTGATAAAGAAATTTTAGGAATTACTGTGTTCAAAGGAATTTATAAAATAAATGCTGTCCCAGACAAGTATTGCTTACGATATCTGTTTTTATATGCTCTGTGGGATAAGCGGCAAAATGCCTGTTACTCCTCCTTTACAGTCCACTCAAAGGCATTGGCTATAATAATGGGGGATGAATTGGCTATTCTTATATTTACTGCGCGTTTATTAACAGCCTGCAATTGGCTTTCTGCATAGATGCCTACGGAAGGGGAGCCGATTTCCTGAAGGCGAAGCTGAATATCGCTGATAATATCTGCCTGCTTGCTGTCGTCTTGCTCATGAAGAGCCTTTTCAAAAAGCTCATCCAATACACTGTCGCTTATATTTGATATGTTGTTGCCGCCGCCTGTGCCGTAAAGCCCCTTGAATCCGCTTATAGGATTATCCTCACTTGGCCCTGTGGAACGGATAAAAAATGCATAGTCTCCATTTTTTGCTTTTTGAGTAGATGTGGCAAAATCATATTTTTCTATTACAACCTTAATACCGATTTCCGTGAGGTTTTGAGTTATAACCTCTCCGGCCTGCTCACGCTTCTGATTTCCCGTTGGAACAATAAATATATATTCTTTATTAAAGTCGAAATTCGCCTCTTCCAACAGTGCTTTTGCCTTTTCCTTGTCATATTCAGGCTTAACAGCATCATTATTAAATTTTGCGCTTGGAGAAAAAGGATTATAAATAGGAGCGCCCATGCCCTTTAGCACCTGCTGTACAATCAAATCCCGATTTATGGCAAGGCTAATGGCCTGACGTACTTTTGCATCTTCGAATATATCGGTGTTAATTTCAAGTAGCTGGCACTGCACCGCTTCTTTTACGTGCAGTACGGCATTGGGGAGATCCTTTAGGCTGTCATAATCGTCTATATTGATATTTCCTATTCCGTTAATATTAAAATCGATTTCACCGCTTTGAATCTGAACCGCAATATTAGATGCCGTTAATATTTTAAAATTCAGCTCGTCTAATTGAGGAGCCCCCTGATAATAAAGTTCGTTGGGGACAAATTGTATGTACTGGTCTACTTCGTATTTTTTGAGCTTGTAAGCTCCGCTTGTTACATCGGGAGAAATATTGAAATTATTTGAAGCGAGATTTTCAAGATCGAATTTTTCAAAAATATGTTTTGGAAGGGGGCGAAGGTTGCAGCCTATATTGCCCAGAAAATAATTTGTTGATACAGGAAATTGTGTTGTAACAGAGAAGGTGCGGTCATCTATTTTTTTTATGCCGGGGATATCTGTTTTTCCCTCGTCAAGCCTTCCGGTGCTGTTAAGCCCCTCTATAACGCTGAAATACTGGGATTGGGTTGAATTTACTACAGGATTTGCATAAAGATAAATTGTGTATATAGCATCGTCGGAAGTGATGGGGGTGTTATCTGTCCATAGAGCCTCTTTCAATTTAATTATGAAGGTTTGATTATCATCGGTAGTAACAGATTCTGCCAAAAACTTTTCGTAATTGGCATCCATATCAACCTTATAAAGGGTATCAAACATTAAGCTTGAAAGCCCCCACTGTACGGATTCAAAACTCGTATAAGCGGCAAAATTGCTTGCTGCATTGGTGATGCCCACATTCAGCACTCTCGGAGAAGTCGATGTTTTTGGAGACGCTTCCGGCCTATTTGTTTCG
This is a stretch of genomic DNA from Anaeropeptidivorans aminofermentans. It encodes these proteins:
- a CDS encoding ABC transporter ATP-binding protein, which translates into the protein MLDVKKPEEYSEQIEIIQKSQESKPLLELKDVKSYYPIKKGIISRMVGYIKAVDGVSLSVYPGESLGLVGESGCGKSTLGRSVLNIDFDAEISGSIKFSGGNISGMKGKKALSMRRQIQMIFQDPFSSLPPRKRVIDIISEPLKVHHLCPENKIDMKVESLLASVGLLPEHKNRYPNEFSGGQRQRIGIARALALDPKMIICDEPVSALDVSIQAQILNLLKDLQAEFNLTFLFIAHGLGAVKYVSNRIAVMYMGKIVEIASTKDIFSSPYHPYTRALLSAYPVHNPHLRGQKRIVLSGDVPSSINPPEACRFASRCPIASERCYKEMPLLSSVSPNPSDSHQVACFKPQPYYNGHYYNI
- a CDS encoding ABC transporter ATP-binding protein, producing MVKEDTLLEVENLKVSFKSDKKELTVIDGVSFDIEKGKTLGMAGESGCGKSVTSMALMGLLGKKGKIRGGEVRFKGEDLLKKNNAQMRRIRGDSIAMIFQEAMTSLNPVFTIGGQLTEAIRIHRNLSAAEAKLRVLHMLTEVGIPHPDTIFKSYPHMLSGGMQQRVMIAMAMLCHPELLIADEPTTALDVTIQAQILSLMKKFQIDTGTSILLITHDLGVLAEMADRVIIMYAGQIVEEADVFSLFDRPMHPYTQGLMDSVPHVWAEENKRLSSIKGSVPPLTDMPKGCRFHNRCAFCRDKCKIQTPPLLEIRKGHFVRCFKSQWEEKEGPPNA
- a CDS encoding ABC transporter permease, translated to MFQYIVRRILISIPVLLGVTIICFLIINLAPGDPVDMMMDPNTPKEIQEATREKLGLNQPIYIRYFQWLMNLKDGNFGYSYKTYQPVKDMIAQRILPTIQLMGVSLLAGLMIALPLGVLSAVKQYSWIDYISTTFSFLGISVPSFFFGLLAIYIFSLKLGWLPSSGTMSLGSEKTLIDSIRHMALPVTVLSLSTAGQFIRYVRSSVLEVLGKDYLRTARAKGLSEAFVIGKHSFRNAVIPIITMLGLEIPGLFGGAIITEQLFSWPGIGQLAVGAISGRDYPVLMAVNFITAFLVLASGLLADVLYSVFDPRIKY
- a CDS encoding ABC transporter substrate-binding protein is translated as MNFKSKKIVPVILAVLTLFITACQSSDTTQPQQSSNTPAKTEASSPKESETNRPEASPKTSTSPRVLNVGITNAASNFAAYTSFESVQWGLSSLMFDTLYKVDMDANYEKFLAESVTTDDNQTFIIKLKEALWTDNTPITSDDAIYTIYLYANPVVNSTQSQYFSVIEGLNSTGRLDEGKTDIPGIKKIDDRTFSVTTQFPVSTNYFLGNIGCNLRPLPKHIFEKFDLENLASNNFNISPDVTSGAYKLKKYEVDQYIQFVPNELYYQGAPQLDELNFKILTASNIAVQIQSGEIDFNINGIGNINIDDYDSLKDLPNAVLHVKEAVQCQLLEINTDIFEDAKVRQAISLAINRDLIVQQVLKGMGAPIYNPFSPSAKFNNDAVKPEYDKEKAKALLEEANFDFNKEYIFIVPTGNQKREQAGEVITQNLTEIGIKVVIEKYDFATSTQKAKNGDYAFFIRSTGPSEDNPISGFKGLYGTGGGNNISNISDSVLDELFEKALHEQDDSKQADIISDIQLRLQEIGSPSVGIYAESQLQAVNKRAVNIRIANSSPIIIANAFEWTVKEE
- the opp4C gene encoding oligopeptide ABC transporter permease, giving the protein MDTFNKEGSDIKELVMEAHDPGQKTDIKTDSLLKLVVKRFMRHKLALGGLCFVFIIVLTAIFAPFVAPFDPYEMMTDHPFMGEPTSKYLLGTDPLGRDVLSRLIYASRVSLLIGVGSTAISVTIGVTFGLISGYFGGWLDMIFMRMGDILMSFPRMLLIMVMVSILSGGGLMTLITVMGFLGWPQVSRLVRGSVLSVKKMDYVRAGISMGFSSSRIIISHILPNVAAPIIVNATFSIARAMITEASLSFLGMGVQPPTASWGNMLNNTQSLTVLLNTPSLWVYPGLMIMLTVMSFNFIGDGLRDALDPNIKE